A stretch of Oryza brachyantha chromosome 4, ObraRS2, whole genome shotgun sequence DNA encodes these proteins:
- the LOC102703775 gene encoding prostatic spermine-binding protein-like, giving the protein MASLTPEAEAPRGGEGLLAGGDVLATEGPVFDIPDFNMGGKKNDDDAPTDAGDEDGGDDDGDEDGDFGEGEEDVSEGEGYDNPKGTDNNKKQRGEPEENGEEDEEEPEGQEGGGGDDDDDDDDDNEDDDDDDDGGEDEDEGVDEEEEDQDNEDDEEDDDEDSLQPPKKRKK; this is encoded by the exons ATGGCGTCCCTGACACCTGAAGCTGAAGCCCcccgaggaggagaagggctgctcgccggcggcgacgtcctcGCCACCGAG GGTCCTGTATTTGATATTCCTGACTTCAATATGGGTGGGAAGaagaatgatgatgatgctccTACTGATGCTGGTGATGAAGAcggtggtgatgatgatggcgACGAGGATGGTGACTTTGGGGAAGGCGAAGAGGATGTATCAGAAGGCGAGGGGTATGATAATCCGAAGGGCACTGATAACAATAAGAAGCAAAGAGGTGAGCCTGAGGAAAatggcgaggaggacgaggaagaACCTGAAGGCCAGGAGGGTGGTGGAGgtgatgatgacgacgacgatgatgatgataatgaggatgacgacgatgacgatgatgGTGGTGAAGACGAAGATGAGGGAGTAgatgaggaagaggaagatcaGGACAATGAGGATGATGAGGAAGATGACGATGAAGACTCACTTCAGCCCccaaagaagaggaagaagtgA
- the LOC102700138 gene encoding UBP1-associated protein 2B-like, which translates to MAPKKRKADPAESAATASENAAANHHQEPPSSELKPRGTIYFPITDDPPEPSAEGGAEGEDGAGGDDDEEDIAKLLEPLSREQLVALLRTAAETSPATMAAVRRAAEADPASRKLFVHGLGWGAGADDLRSAFSRFGELEDCRVISDKQSGRSKGYGFVLFRSRRSALRALRRPQLQIGGRLAFCHLAASGPAPPTSQTQNPSSNTNANSGASNNSGAASSSQPDNMQRKIFVGNVHADVDVDRLYEYFSQFGEIEEGPLGFDKTTGKPKGFALFVYKSVESARRALEEPMRNFDGKMLNVQKAIDGRTKNTPGTNANSNPSATAASAAAAAAQLTAPAPAAITYDPSAYGATAVPDLGFAQQAAMLGMGAQQQAFAQPNAAMLAMMAAAMQNPAMLATLNPAFAAAALGAGGQQVHAAGIPGFGAQAFGSQGFAAGTAAFPNAAGVQAPPGFQGPPGFQSSAGFQVGQAASQTATAAAAAAAAGAAGYQAGAAGQGQVPGTQIGGAGFQGGF; encoded by the coding sequence ATGGCGCCGAAGAAGCGGAAGGCGGATCCGGCGGAGTCCGCGGCCACCGCGTCGGagaacgccgccgccaaccaccaCCAGGAGCCGCCGTCCTCGGAGCTCAAGCCCCGCGGGACCATCTACTTCCCCATCACCGACGACCCCCCGGAGCCGAgcgcggagggcggcgccgaAGGGGAGGACGGTGCCGGAGGGgatgacgacgaggaggacatCGCGAAGCTGCTCGAGCCGCTGTCGCGGGAGCAGCTCGTGGCGCTGCTCCGCACGGCCGCGGAGACGAGCCCCGCGACGATGGCGGCCgtgcggcgcgcggcggaggccgacCCCGCGAGCCGGAAGCTCTTCGTCCACGGGCTCGGCTGGGGCGCGGGAGCCGACGACCTCCGCTCCGCGTTCTCCCGCTTCGGTGAACTCGAGGACTGCCGCGTCATCTCCGACAAGCAATCTGGCAGATCCAAGGGCTACGGCTTTGTCCTCTTCCGCTCCCGCCGCTCTGCGCTccgcgccctccgccgcccccaGCTCCAAATCGGCGGCCGGCTTGCTTTCTGCCATCTCGCTGCCTCGGGTCCCGCCCCTCCGACCTCCCAGACCCAGAACCCTAGCTCCAACACCAACGCCAACTCCGGTGCTTCCAATAACTCTGGTGCCGCATCTTCGTCGCAACCTGACAACATGCAACGCAAAATATTTGTTGGTAACGTGCATGCTGATGTTGATGTTGACCGCCTCTACGAGTACTTCTCGCAATTTGGTGAGATTGAAGAGGGACCATTGGGATTTGACAAGACCACCGGCAAGCCTAAGGGGTTTGCGCTGTTCGTCTACAAGTCTGTGGAGAGTGCCCGCCGTGCGCTAGAGGAGCCGATGAGGAACTTTGATGGCAAGATGCTCAATGTGCAGAAGGCTATAGATGGCAGGACGAAGAATACACCTGGGACGAATGCAAATTCTAACCCTAGTGCTACCGCTGCCTCTGCAGCTGCAGCGGCTGCACAGTTgactgctcctgctcctgctgccATTACGTATGATCCATCAGCTTATGGTGCTACTGCTGTTCCTGACTTGGGTTTTGCACAGCAAGCTGCTATGTTGGGGATGGGTGCACAGCAGCAGGCGTTTGCACAGCCCAACGCTGCAATGCTTGCCATGATGGCAGCAGCTATGCAAAACCCAGCTATGCTCGCAACGCTGAACCCTgcttttgctgctgctgcattggGTGCTGGGGGGCAGCAGGTGCACGCTGCTGGCATTCCAGGTTTTGGAGCTCAGGCTTTTGGTTCACAGGGCTTTGCGGCAGGTACTGCCGCTTTTCCAAATGCAGCGGGTGTTCAAGCTCCTCCAGGTTTTCAGGGTCCACCCGGGTTCCAGAGTTCAGCTGGGTTTCAGGTTGGCCAGGCAGCTTCCCAAACAGCtactgctgccgccgccgccgccgctgccggtgctGCTGGTTATCAGGCTGGTGCTGCTGGGCAGGGCCAAGTGCCTGGCACGCAGATTGGTGGTGCTGGATTTCAGGGTGGATTTTGA
- the LOC102700424 gene encoding transcription factor TGAL6 has translation MELYPGYLEDHFNIHKLSISSPSPPEYMTSASTQFAAPVRMGAYDRPPPVGMWSHEQFKVDNGQATSASTIMEAEMKFETRLEEIPQVVLDQEGINLDQEASKPPDKVLRRLAQNREAARKSRLRKKAYIQQLETSRLKLAQLEQELQRARQQGVYANGNLQEPNLGFAGSIDPGALGFEIKYSHWVDEQNRNTGELRNALLQGQTSELELKLLVEAGLENYNHLFKMKEEAANSNVFYVMSGMWKTPTERFFLWIGGFRPSEVLKNLRPQLEPLTEQQVAEVSGLQQTSMQVEDALSQGMDKLKQTIADSLTAADPFGSPEAYMVHMTNAVEQLRSLVQFVTQADHLRQQTLQEMHKILKPPQAARGLVALGDYFQRFRTLSSLWAARPRDSGIS, from the exons ATGGAGCTTTACCCTGGCTATCTTGAAGACCATTTTAACATCCACAAGCTTAG CATCAGCAGCCCCTCCCCTCCGGAGTACATGACCTCGGCGTCGACACAGTTTGCGGCGCCAGTCAGAATGGGGGCGTACGACCGGCCTCCGCCAGTCGGCATGTGGAGTCACGAGCAGTTCAAGGTTGACAACGGTCAGGCCACGAGCGCATCCACTATCATGGAGGCAGAGATGAAGTTTGAGACTAGG CTAGAAGAAATCCCCCAAGTAGTTCTTGATCAGGAAGGAATAAATCTTGATCAGGAGGCAAGCAAGCCGCCAGACAAG GTCTTAAGAAGACTTGCACAAAACAGAGAGGCTGCACGGAAAAGCCGTCTGCGAAAAAAG GCTTACATCCAACAGTTGGAGACAAGCCGGTTGAAACTAGCGCAGTTAGAGCAAGAGCTTCAACGGGCCAGGCAGCAG GGTGTGTATGCAAATGGGAACCTACAAGAACCGAATCTTGGATTTgcaggatcgatcgatccag GTGCTTTAGGTTTCGAGATCAAGTACAGTCATTGGGTGGACGAGCAGAACCGCAACACCGGTGAGCTGAGGAATGCTCTGCTGCAGGGGCAGACGTCGGAGCTAGAGCTCAAGTTGCTCGTCGAGGCCGGGCTCGAGAACTACAACCACCTCTTCAAGATGAAGGAGGAAGCCGCCAACTCCAACGTGTTCTACGTCATGTCCGGCATGTGGAAGACCCCCACCGAGCGGTTCTTCCTGTGGATCGGCGGGTTCCGGCCATCGGAGGTTCTCAAG AACCTGAGACCGCAGCTGGAGCCTCTGACGGAGCAGCAGGTCGCGGAGGTGAGCGGCCTGCAGCAAACCTCGATGCAGGTCGAGGACGCGCTGTCGCAGGGCATGGACAAGCTGAAGCAGACGATCGCCGACTCGCTGACGGCGGCCGACCCGTTCGGCTCCCCCGAGGCCTACATGGTGCACATGACCAACGCCGTGGAGCAGCTCAGATCCCTCGTCCAGTTCGTCACCCAG gcAGACCATCTCCGGCAGCAGACGCTGCAGGAGATGCACAAGATCCTGAAGCCGCCGCAGGCGGCGAGGGGGCTCGTCGCGCTGGGGGACTATTTCCAGCGCTTCCGAACGCTGAGCTCGCTCTGGGCAGCTCGCCCTCGCGATTCAGGGATAAGCTAA
- the LOC121054216 gene encoding protein EPIDERMAL PATTERNING FACTOR 2-like, translating into MGRKLADARGHYRTLLLQLAAVLLLAATCDGIRPAPYGADPVLVEEKISTATLVISPQQGRATAGENVGGGGGVLQEEVYATGSSLPDCSHACGACSPCSRVMVSFKCSIAEPCPMVYRCMCKGKCYPVPSS; encoded by the exons ATGGGAAGGAAACTCGCTGACGCTCGAGGTCACTACCGCACCCTTCTCCTCCAGCTTGCAGCCGTCCTGCTTCTTGCGGCCACTTGTGATGGCATCAGACCGGCACCTT ATGGTGCAGACCCGGTGCTTGTGGAAGAAAAGATCAGCACTGCGACACTAGTGATTTCACCACAG CAGGGGCGCGCGACAGCCGGGGagaacgtcggcggcggcggcggcgtcctgcAGGAGGAGGTGTACGCGACGGGGTCGAGCCTGCCGGACTGCTCGCACGCGTGCGGCGCCTGCTCGCCGTGCAGCCGCGTCATGGTGAGCTTCAAGTGCTCCATCGCGGAGCCGTGCCCGATGGTGTACCGCTGCATGTGCAAGGGCAAGTGCTACCCGGTGCCCTCCAGCTAG